The genomic window tatatatatatatatatatatatatatatatatatatatatattgggacTTATCCACAAATTTTAATAGTTGTGTCCATGTAGAtccaagtattttttattttatagacatttttttttcttcagtcaaaagctcaaaacaaatcattcaagtgttgtgatgaaatttcaaatatttatgttgGAATATAATGAAGGTTTGTTGGATTTATACAGAAAAGATTATCCAAAAATTTCTAGCTATTTTTTAGGCATTGTACAGATGGATTCCTTGACGAATAtagagatatttttagaaagacAGTtggatttaaaagaaaagtttttatttcaaaaaaggTAAGCATCTTGCTTCATGTTATATTGATCTTACCTACTTATTGGTAAACAATTATGATTCAATATCATaataaacaatatgaaaaacataaacgAGTCATAActttggttgaaaaaatattttcctttcctttttagaGGCTAAAAACTTatcaacataaataattttttttttatctaaaaaggcttttaaaaacatgtaataTAGGCTAAGTTTTATGCTTATGAAAGAATATGATATACAAggctcaaaaaatatttaaaggtgTAAAAACATAGGCTTGCCATCTTGATTTTAACATTTAGTGACTAATCTCGCTATAACCTTAATTCTCTCATCTCTATCtcgtttttttatcattgaaactttattttcaattctagACTTTGGATGATCATCAAGGACACTTtggataacatttttttaaatattttttctcttttttataacaatttttatctattttcataatcttcctttttatttttatttaaaggattTCATTGATTATTCAAAGACTTCTAAAACATGCTCTTAATATGAGGAGTGATTCTAGTCTGGATTATTATCCAAGAAATATTTAAggccaaaaaagaaacaacaaaagatattttttttatttgtgaataaTATATCAAAGATGGTTTTCCTTtatatcaaattcaaatatGTTAACCTTAGAGAAAAAGTGGTTTGATCATGATCCGAATGCACATTATCCATCATCCTTTAGATGATCAAATCACTTGGTTTCTAGTTTAGGTATAATTAAATCGTTCTaaacaagatgtttttttttagggagaatttttctttttaagggtTTATCAAGGATGATGGGACCCTTCGAGATTCAAAATTGATAGATAATATGAGCTCTACCTTTTAATGTTTATcgagattggaaaaaaaaagatttttgagatttatatatataaaaaaagatttcccCTATAATTTGTtggatgtattttaaaattcaaccaATGCTAAATATTACTTTGACAAAAACATCTCTTGACTTCAAAATAgtaattgaaataaaaggaaatatcataattataaagaTGTGATGTAGTcctaaaacacataaaaaaaaactaaaggctagacaaataagattttaattacttttttcacagagtttaacaataaaaatgagTTGACCAAATAACACTTATTCCATTTTCATATTAACCTCCTTGTCAAACATTTGTAACATGGTAACACTATCATATGCCTTTTTCACAATCCTCGTcgatcatttaatatttaaatgatggatttgtgatatgttatatactattattttttataaatacaacaCAATCTTAACCCACTAACTTTCAGACTGATACTTGAATTATTTACAGTTTTTGATTGAATGACCTAAAATTTTGTCATGATCCCTTTGCATTTATATCATATCATTTTAGATATGATGATTGTATAAGATTTATCAAGAATGAGATAACATGTCTAGTATTTAGAAGTTGGTGATGATGTGAAACTTGGATAGTGAATAACCATATTGCAAGGTTAATAAACAATAGCGAACAATGAAAATCTATTAATATTGGATAGTGACACTTGAGAAGTTAGTGATGATGTGCAACTTGATGGTATTTGAAATGACTAGATATAATATTCAGGATTTTCAATTTGAAGGCCATATTTTGATTTGTCTTTCGATATGGAACCAAACGCTATTGATGGATTCCTAATCCTTCTTGATTTAAGGCTTTGCTCAATCTTTTCTGTTGTAGTCATCATATTCATGAAATGAGTTGATAAATTATCAATCAAGTATTCATAATATAGAGTTTTTAAGATATCAACTAAAATTAAGGTGAGCTTTTTCTTGGATAAAAAAGGGTATGTTAATGTTGTCACTTCACATAACCTTGAAGGATATTTCTTGATTAactcattatttcttttatctatTCTTTGAATGTCAAACATTATTGGAGTTTATCTCTGAGTTGATTCCAAATTGTTTCAAAAAGGTGTCAgctaaattttcttatttattcattttagaGTCATCCAACCTCATATACTAGCTAAGAGCAGGTCTAGCTAggctttcaaaaaaataatggattaAAAGTTTCTCATCATAAATAACTTCAACTATTTTACTAAAGTACACTTTAAGATGGATCTTCAGACATTGAGCTTTTATATACTTAACAGATTTAAAGACTTTGAATTTTCTCGAAATGCCAACATTGACATATAGCCTATTTTATCAGTTGAAAAAGGATCATACAagtctttctttttcaatagttttttacacttttatgaaaaataatatttggaaagattttatattattttctctttgaatgagaatttttttttgtaattttttcaattagttgaatccctatttatttatttttattatttgtataatCTTCCactatgttttttaatcacCAGTCATTTCAATCCCCTTCTTTTTCCTTACTTTTCATTTCACTCcctagatttttattattattatatatacatatattatactttgtcatacaaaataaaataaaataaataaatttataaaaaatgtaaaatgattgattttcattaaaaaatatatatattttttaaaaaatatataattttttaagaaaacatgggaaaattgaaaaatgaaatccaattccatcattatttttattgaaatatagtGTGATTGGATTTTTCTGGTGAGAcaacaaaaggcaaaaaataataatttttagagtGTGTTTAGGATCGAGGTATGGTGAGatttgattgagtttttttttttttggtgaaacctaaaaaaaacaaggaaaaacatataaaaaaactatcatgcCTAACCacaccacactctcaaacactagCTTTTAATAGGGTACGATTTATGCTTCAAGAAAATTATAcgcgcacaaaaaaaaaatcaacctcagCTAACCTCAATCCTAAACACACACACGGTAGCGTTTGGGAGTgtagttgcggttgtttttcaaagtatttttcactcagaaatgtatcaaaataatgtttttttattttttaaaaattatttttgacatcaacgcatcaaaatgatctaaaaacacaaaaaatattaatttaaagtaaaataaaaaataattttttaaaatttttttaaaaacacaaaaataaatagtatcTTTGTATCTAACGgctgaaaaaaaatgattggtcGAGACACCATGTTAATTAACTGTATCAAATGAAGTGACAATCTGTTTTAATTTTCACAAACTTTTATTAAATGTATTGTCCTCCAGTTATGTGTAAGAAGCCAGACATTGGGTGTCTATTTACGACAACACCCCTTGTTGATTCTGGTGCAGATTGTAAAAGAACAAAGTCaggaaagggaaaagaaaaacaattctagCCACTTTAATTCCTATCATAATTGAATCTAATTCACACATAGCTTAAAGTCCCACAAAAAGTTTCAAGCTAGGTAAATATTTTTCTCACTATATCATAATTAACAAGACATTATTATTGAAATACTATAAGgtattaaactttattattagaATTGTAATTGTCAAGTTCATAGAATTTTAAGCTTTTGTAGACATAACTTCATCACAAACAATGTGTTGCACATGATaaattatgtgtgtgtgtatatatattaatcaaatttCATGGTACATTATAAAAAGTTGACTTCTCCACATTTATGTATATACCAAGAAGAGTGGATTAAGTCATAATGCAtgaaaaatgatccaaaaaacacCTCAATCATGACAcccaaaagaaaataacatttaaatctttttttaaagtgtttctcAGATTATATTtcacttaaaatatattaaattaatattttttaaagtgtttttttatataattttactgtactaatgttaaaaaataaaatataaaaagtatcattttgatgtatttttaattaaaaattaattttaaaaaatacctcattaccaaacattaaaacaaaagaagctTGCTGCCTATCAATACCCACAAATAAATCACTTGAAAAAGGgtaaggaaaaggaaaataaaaaactggatTGTCCTAAGCATAGTAATTTgtaaacacaaacacaaaaaacaaggttacaagaaggaaaagaaatcaCCATTCAGGGGGGTTTGTGTCTTCTTGTAGTTCTAGATACCTCAAccacttcaaaaataaataaataaataaataaaaattaccctTCTTTCTtacataaattttaacattttattaccTTAacctaaacaaatatataaataacaggATCTTCTGATTTCCTCTCTACCTGGATTTCTTCCTCacctctctctatctctttctttctctctctgcaACCAAaacagaacaagaaaaaaaccctaattttgaaTTCGCCGTTTCATCTCTTCTCTTACAATAAATTGAAGTGATCAGGTACTTAACCATTCTAATCAAGCACATCCCATCTGATAACAATCAaagctttttgtgtttttgtaatTGAATCAATGCACATGGAATTGTACTCTATTAGATTTTGCATAATTCAATTGAATCAAGCTTCTAACATTGTGAATTACCTCTTATCTTGCTTtgattctctgttttttttatcatggttaGTATACAGATTGAAGAATTCATGTGTTCTCATTAATGGATTCTTGAAAGCTTGTGACTTTCTTGTGCATGGTGTGTGATTTTTAATCCCTTTTGTGTTATAGTAGCTTGCTGATCGGctgtgtttggttgctgagaaagatGAGAAttcgaaaaatattttgagcttTTGTGCTCTATGGATTGCTGATTAGCTATATTGTTGTCTAAGATTGTTGCATTAGGTTCGGTTGAAGTAGATAACCTTTAATTTTTGCGTGTGTTGTTTAAAGATGAATTGAATTAATGGAAAACATTTTGGTGGATTCGTTTTATAGTTTCATTtctgtttagaaaaaaaatggtggatTGATGAATTGTGATCTGGTTTCAAAAGGGTTTGagctgattttgattttgaggaTGATGTGCTTTGATTTTTCACAATTTGTTTCATCTAGGGTTTAGGTTAATGTGGTTGATGCTTGATAATGAATCTATAAtctggttttatatttttttttcttcaagcagGAATGTAGTTGGATTTGTTGTGGCATCAGATAGAGAATTTCAATAATTTGCTATAAAGACTTCTATTGGGAATAATGGAGGCTAACATATGTGACATCAGTCACTTGGATGCTGATGTCCTTTTGCCTCCTCGAAAGCGCCTGCTTGCTGGATTCAAGAAACAGAGTTCTGATGGTGATGGTGCTTCACGTCCTCCTATAGTTGCGTCCTCTTCATCTTCAGCATCTCCTCCTTCTCCATCTCCTTCTCCAACACCTCGTTCTCCTTCTTCGAATGAATTTCAGACACAACTTAACATTCTGTTGAGTTCCCATTTTAATAGTAGTCACAACCTTTCAACTGAGCAGATTGTAGAGGCCTCAAAGTCAGCAGCTGAGGCTGCTGTTAAGGCTGCAGAGGCTGCAAGAGCAGCAGCTCAGGAAAAGGCTATTATTGCAGCAAAAGCAGTGTCTGCTGCCAGGAGTGCTTTAGCCTTGGTTGCATCATTTCCTGAAGAGACAGCTAGCAAGGATAAATTCCTGAAAAAGAATAAGTTGAAGAAGCATGTTCAAGTTCAGCTCTTGTACAAAAAGCACCAACCAGTTGAGAATTTTAGGGATGATGAAAAATTAGCTCGTAAGTTGCATCGAGTTATGAATAGCTCCCCAAGAATTTCAAAGAATTCTTCCAGTTCTGACTTGAAAGGTGGCCATAGAAATAAGAAGCCTAAAAGCTCACCAAGTTCTGAAAGAACTAGGGTTTCAAATGGAAGTACAATGTTTGGAGAGAACCTGCCTTCGTCTTGCAATGGGCATGCCATAGCAGGTGAGTTGGATTCTGATGAATCCATCCAGGAGGCGCACACAAGTATCCCAGATGAAAAGgcattgaaatatgaaaaaactggCCAATTAGACATAGATAACTGGGAAGCAGAGTCAAGtcatttgaaagagaaaaaccgGGGTGATTCAGGTTCCCCTAGTAAAAAGAGGGGAAGACTGAAACTGAAGAAGTTGCCGTTAAGCATTTGTAACTCTAAGGATCAATCAAACCCCAAGGAAGGTAGTCTTCCTAAAATCCTCCCATTGACTGATAAGACCATGGGCAATCCTACTACTCGTAGCAAGCCTTTGTTTCCAATGGAGCCTTCCTCTGGTACTCTGGTGCAAATTGAGGCTACATCAATTTGGAAATGCCAGGAGTTCAAAGCACCCGCATGCATCAAACAGAATAAAGTCGTTCAGTCATAATCCTCGAACCCTCCTTGGTAACAGCTGATGGCTTTTAGAAGTTGATAGCTGAGGTGGGATTTGTGATGCTCTCCTCCTTTTTAATAGAAActggttatttgatttttcttttttccttttctgatcTTCGGTTTTGTAATGAAGTTGAACTGATtgaaatgtatatttttaaaattcaattacttGCATCAATACTTACAAATTCAAAATTCCTGTTGCTTTAGATAGCGGCAAAACTTCGAGTGTTGCAATATAAGGATGCAATAAATTAGACAATGagtttgctagtttttttttttcatagccaCCCTGTTTTATCATTGAAGTGAATAATTATGAtatcttttgttctttttatagcATGTTCATTCTTTATTAATGCTGTATTCTAAAAGATATGCATGGTATTTCTAAATGGAAAATTTTCGTTATTGTGAGAGTTAAATAATAGATGAAGAGGTAGATTGAGAAATTACTCAAAATGAACGAAGAATTCTGTGTATTCAATGAATGCTTAACACAGGTTGAGGTTAAAGAACTTCAGggccttatttatttatttattttatgattgtagTTTATTCCAAGGCAGCCGTTCCCAGAAAGAACAAACTGTTTTGAGGCAAAGAAACCTGAATTCCCTTTTAAAACACTCGTTCTGAAGACCTTCCTTTCTTCTGGGAGTCACCAATTCGTCACGCCCACAAGATGAGACCATCGCcttcttttctaattaaaatttagacTTGTTAAGCCAGTCAAGTTAATCAGGTCTGTTAAACAGGATTCCCACTATGTTGTTGACAAAATCGCTGTGAATTTGATGAGATGGATATTATGAGAGTGTTTGAATGCTACACACCGACTGGCTGGTCCAGTTGGTTGTATACTCTTTCGAAAGGGTTTCTCAACGTTAGATAGAATTTTCATTGTTAGAGATATTTAGATATACAGTTAGT from Populus trichocarpa isolate Nisqually-1 chromosome 5, P.trichocarpa_v4.1, whole genome shotgun sequence includes these protein-coding regions:
- the LOC7480464 gene encoding uncharacterized protein LOC7480464, producing the protein MEANICDISHLDADVLLPPRKRLLAGFKKQSSDGDGASRPPIVASSSSSASPPSPSPSPTPRSPSSNEFQTQLNILLSSHFNSSHNLSTEQIVEASKSAAEAAVKAAEAARAAAQEKAIIAAKAVSAARSALALVASFPEETASKDKFLKKNKLKKHVQVQLLYKKHQPVENFRDDEKLARKLHRVMNSSPRISKNSSSSDLKGGHRNKKPKSSPSSERTRVSNGSTMFGENLPSSCNGHAIAGELDSDESIQEAHTSIPDEKALKYEKTGQLDIDNWEAESSHLKEKNRGDSGSPSKKRGRLKLKKLPLSICNSKDQSNPKEGSLPKILPLTDKTMGNPTTRSKPLFPMEPSSGTLVQIEATSIWKCQEFKAPACIKQNKVVQS